From the genome of Candidatus Nitrosocosmicus oleophilus, one region includes:
- a CDS encoding PQQ-dependent sugar dehydrogenase, translating into MSSNYSSVYFSYGAYSKAQPSPDGPTINDDSLTVEKVTSDLTFPTSMTFVGNNDILVTEKNTGRVMRVLDGQVQDNPLVDLSVASKIERGLLGIAASKHLDGKIFVFLSYTESGNNEDGSDVSNNVDPLGNRLYRYQYVDGKLIDPVLLLDLTAIPNNLNRTDHNGGKVTIGPDNNVYMIMGEVGGHRTQAQNIGNGPAPNGLGGVLRITQDGGLVDDEPIFGADLPLGVYYAMGIRNSFGIDFDPMTGNLWDTENGPTAGDEINLVFPGFNSGWSLIQGFSNDDLLGNGATPNDLVSFGNGKYAEPKFAWHIPIGPTALKFLNSDKLGKEYENDMFVGDINNGNLYRFTLNEARDDIVINNTNVGGTATLADKKVDNPVESIPITFGQGFGGITDIQVGPDGYMYVLSYTGDVYKILPTSQSTIPKAQSTLSQSSVVPEGSTLITINGISGDNSYAPNPITINSGETITWYNADTISHTATSGSDSDPDEGQLFDSDAILSKQAFTLKFDNKGTFDYYCVYHPSMVGEIVVK; encoded by the coding sequence TTGTCTTCAAATTATTCTTCCGTTTATTTTTCTTATGGAGCTTATTCTAAAGCTCAACCCTCCCCAGATGGACCTACAATCAATGATGATAGTCTAACGGTTGAAAAAGTTACTTCCGATTTGACATTTCCAACTAGCATGACTTTTGTGGGAAATAATGATATATTGGTTACTGAAAAAAATACAGGGAGAGTTATGAGAGTACTGGATGGTCAGGTACAAGATAACCCCCTAGTTGATCTATCTGTGGCCTCAAAAATCGAACGTGGATTATTAGGAATTGCGGCTTCAAAACACTTGGACGGAAAAATTTTTGTTTTCTTGTCCTACACTGAATCTGGAAATAATGAAGATGGTAGTGATGTTTCCAATAATGTAGATCCATTAGGAAATAGACTTTATCGTTATCAGTATGTGGACGGTAAATTAATAGATCCAGTCCTCCTTTTAGATCTGACTGCAATTCCAAATAATCTTAATCGAACGGATCACAATGGAGGTAAAGTAACAATTGGGCCGGACAATAACGTCTATATGATAATGGGGGAAGTTGGAGGCCATAGAACTCAGGCACAAAATATAGGAAATGGTCCAGCACCTAATGGCTTAGGCGGCGTTCTCAGAATCACTCAAGACGGTGGATTAGTTGATGATGAGCCAATCTTTGGTGCTGACTTGCCTTTAGGTGTGTACTATGCAATGGGTATTAGGAATAGCTTCGGTATCGATTTTGATCCTATGACTGGTAATTTATGGGATACAGAGAATGGTCCTACAGCAGGCGATGAAATTAATCTGGTTTTTCCTGGCTTTAATAGTGGCTGGTCCTTAATTCAGGGATTCTCTAACGATGATTTGTTGGGTAACGGGGCAACCCCAAATGATCTCGTGAGTTTTGGAAACGGAAAATATGCAGAACCAAAATTTGCTTGGCATATTCCTATAGGTCCGACTGCACTAAAATTTTTGAATTCCGATAAGTTGGGTAAAGAATATGAAAATGATATGTTTGTGGGTGACATTAATAATGGTAATTTATATAGATTTACTTTAAATGAGGCACGTGATGATATTGTCATAAATAACACGAATGTAGGAGGAACAGCCACATTAGCTGATAAAAAAGTGGATAATCCTGTTGAAAGTATCCCTATTACATTTGGGCAAGGCTTCGGTGGAATTACTGATATTCAGGTAGGACCTGATGGTTATATGTATGTCCTAAGCTATACAGGGGATGTGTACAAGATATTGCCCACCTCACAGAGTACCATACCAAAAGCTCAATCTACATTATCGCAATCTAGTGTTGTACCCGAAGGTTCTACCCTGATAACAATTAATGGTATAAGCGGTGATAACTCATACGCACCAAATCCAATTACTATAAACTCTGGTGAAACAATTACGTGGTATAATGCAGATACCATATCACATACTGCTACTTCAGGATCAGACAGCGATCCTGATGAGGGTCAATTGTTTGATTCAGACGCTATACTTTCAAAACAAGCGTTCACCTTAAAATTTGACAATAAGGGTACTTTTGATTATTACTGTGTTTACCACCCATCGATGGTTGGTGAGATTGTAGTAAAATAG
- a CDS encoding cyclase family protein gives MDIIDLTLEIDESIQVFPDSPKVNILQWSNFDNHKYASEVLFSSTHVGTHVDAPYHFQKDGITVEKIPLNRLVINENIKVLKIEKEDNEKIEVNDIRDHNIIKNDTILINTNWVLNRALDKYFNKNPGLSEAAAKFLVEAEINLVGIDGPSIDPAIDHDFNAHRIFGANDIPIIENLINLDRLLNKKFTLVALPLKLKNCSGSPVRAFAIMG, from the coding sequence TTGGATATAATCGATCTAACACTGGAAATTGATGAATCTATTCAAGTTTTTCCAGATTCACCAAAAGTAAACATTTTACAATGGTCTAATTTCGACAATCACAAATATGCTTCAGAAGTATTGTTTTCTAGTACACATGTCGGCACTCATGTAGATGCCCCATATCACTTTCAAAAGGATGGCATTACGGTAGAAAAAATTCCTCTTAACAGGCTGGTAATTAACGAAAATATTAAAGTATTAAAAATTGAAAAAGAAGATAACGAAAAGATCGAAGTAAATGATATAAGAGATCACAACATCATAAAAAATGATACCATCTTAATCAACACGAATTGGGTATTGAATAGAGCTTTGGATAAGTATTTCAATAAAAACCCCGGCCTATCAGAAGCAGCGGCAAAATTTCTGGTAGAAGCTGAGATAAATCTAGTAGGAATTGATGGTCCCAGTATTGATCCCGCTATCGATCATGACTTTAATGCGCATAGAATTTTTGGTGCTAATGACATTCCAATAATAGAAAATCTGATAAACTTAGATAGGCTACTGAATAAAAAATTTACTTTGGTGGCATTGCCATTAAAATTAAAGAACTGTTCTGGCTCACCCGTAAGAGCATTTGCCATAATGGGTTGA
- a CDS encoding YqaA family protein, which produces MIDIPDLYSVYSSSGYIGIFIISFIGSIIPFIPVPYFPVLVTSALDKSLDPNLIVLVSTVGAVLAKTIIFTASYYGRNILSNKTKTRMLPLQKLLGKYGGTGVFVAALTPIPDDLVYIPLGIAKYSLPKFAIFTFAGKFILGAVIVWGTVLLGRPIMDRFLIVTDYNSEYSTILITILTVLLLALVLYFTFKFDWAKIIGKWFPWAIDNSEGNSDDVNKKN; this is translated from the coding sequence TTGATTGATATACCGGACCTATATTCTGTTTACAGCAGTTCAGGTTACATTGGTATATTTATAATCAGCTTTATAGGCAGTATTATTCCATTCATTCCAGTCCCTTATTTTCCAGTCTTAGTCACTTCAGCCTTAGATAAAAGTCTGGACCCAAACCTAATTGTTTTAGTGAGTACTGTGGGGGCAGTTCTGGCAAAAACAATAATCTTTACAGCAAGCTATTACGGTAGGAATATCCTGAGTAATAAGACAAAAACCAGGATGCTTCCTCTTCAAAAACTATTAGGCAAATATGGAGGCACAGGGGTTTTTGTGGCCGCTTTAACACCTATACCAGACGATCTGGTGTACATCCCCCTTGGGATCGCCAAATACAGCCTACCTAAATTTGCGATATTTACATTCGCAGGCAAGTTTATTCTAGGGGCAGTAATTGTTTGGGGAACCGTATTATTGGGTCGACCAATAATGGATAGGTTCCTTATTGTAACAGATTATAATAGTGAATATTCGACTATTTTGATCACTATATTAACCGTATTACTATTAGCTTTGGTATTATATTTTACATTTAAATTTGATTGGGCCAAAATAATTGGTAAATGGTTTCCATGGGCTATAGATAATTCTGAAGGTAATTCTGACGATGTCAACAAAAAAAATTAA
- a CDS encoding FTR1 family iron permease: MVKLLATFILLLLIVNISISSVNNVLAQNSTSTKNPAISNEDLLLLNVNLNRIDTQLDILLNKINNNNNSLIFEHAYIPHSVIYPSTKPIAIAVDEELANNLEANLTEVGIQSRADPNSPIILADITDSKNIINDFYSKLKDTLPAQDFSILESQTMSYLLRDASNSYGLYLNTSKIADADVAKLAMIDYENTKGLINQSNTIFEILKPNMTDTKSKEIEYFITNLNTIIDSKSDNTPEFSRIVSAIENDLNESNNIRIPSTTSTVDPSLQTYYDNIEILLNNAISSIQNGNYLAADKNVSSAYLDNFEYLEAPIEEVNSTLMLQIETNMRENLRALIKNQTPLADIEAYISNIKEDLQVSKQLLGSTNNTSSAVDPSLQTYYDNIEILLNNAISSIQNGNYLAADKNVSSAYLDNFEYLEAPIEEVNSTLMLQIETNMRENLRALIKNQTPLADIEAYISNIKEDLQVSKQLLSTPSTVQSNNNFTLPSSFVTNTANIDSLKQGFGVYTGERRSMGEASEDFKGQVRNDIDSIRLKLDEVISIYNQNDTSQALATARSAYLDSYENIEIPLRPIDPDFTLEMEIKFAELRNLISSNAPPDEIVSKITELKSGLDESERFVSGIGVVAPAIAFSSSFSIIFREGLEAALILGAILTYLEASRNEKFKKHVYAGIVLAIALTAVTWFVAQFIIEISGVQRALIEAIAGIAAVAVLFWVSFWVLNKIETKKWIEFVKAKVWQATTTGSFMVFVLLSFFTVYREGFETVLFYQALFSFAKYMEIYVLAGLVLGLAVIIAVVFIIRKLGRKLPLRVLFGLTMAVGAFMSITFLGNAVREFQELGWISTTPIYNIVPRLDINVATMTGIHPTVETVVAQVILLAIYLVGSLYILFIQPRRQKKIASMRKSVSDNDKKVQKGG; this comes from the coding sequence GTGGTAAAACTACTAGCAACTTTTATCTTGCTATTGTTGATCGTAAATATATCAATTTCATCTGTAAATAATGTTCTAGCTCAAAACTCTACTTCTACCAAAAATCCTGCAATATCAAATGAGGATCTATTGCTTTTGAATGTTAATCTAAATAGAATAGATACACAGCTTGATATCTTATTAAATAAAATAAATAATAATAACAATTCTCTGATATTCGAACATGCTTATATTCCCCACTCTGTAATTTATCCATCGACTAAACCTATTGCGATTGCAGTTGATGAAGAATTGGCTAATAATTTAGAAGCAAACCTTACGGAAGTCGGAATACAATCTCGTGCTGATCCAAATTCTCCTATTATTCTTGCAGACATAACCGACTCCAAAAACATAATCAACGATTTTTACTCAAAATTGAAAGATACGCTTCCTGCACAAGATTTTTCAATTCTTGAATCTCAAACCATGTCATATCTACTAAGAGATGCTTCTAATTCATATGGGTTATATTTGAACACTTCAAAAATTGCCGACGCTGATGTTGCAAAATTGGCCATGATCGATTATGAGAATACAAAAGGGTTGATAAATCAATCAAATACAATTTTTGAAATATTAAAACCGAATATGACTGATACAAAATCTAAAGAGATAGAATATTTTATCACAAATTTGAATACAATAATAGATTCCAAAAGTGATAATACACCCGAGTTTTCAAGAATAGTCTCTGCAATAGAGAATGATCTGAATGAGTCTAATAATATTCGTATACCAAGCACAACTAGCACTGTTGATCCATCTCTCCAGACATATTATGATAACATAGAGATTCTACTAAATAATGCAATTTCCTCCATTCAAAATGGTAATTATCTTGCTGCAGACAAAAATGTATCCTCTGCGTATTTGGATAATTTTGAATACCTTGAAGCCCCAATAGAGGAGGTAAATTCCACCTTAATGTTGCAAATAGAAACAAATATGAGGGAAAATCTGCGTGCTTTAATCAAAAATCAAACCCCGCTTGCTGACATTGAAGCTTACATTTCTAATATAAAAGAAGATCTACAAGTTTCCAAACAGTTGTTGGGATCTACAAATAACACATCTTCTGCCGTTGATCCATCTCTCCAGACATATTATGATAACATAGAGATTCTACTAAATAATGCAATTTCCTCCATTCAAAATGGTAATTATCTTGCTGCAGACAAAAATGTATCCTCTGCGTATTTGGATAATTTTGAATACCTTGAAGCCCCAATAGAGGAGGTAAATTCCACCTTAATGTTGCAAATAGAAACAAATATGAGGGAAAATCTGCGTGCTTTAATCAAAAATCAAACCCCGCTTGCTGACATTGAAGCTTACATTTCTAATATAAAAGAAGATCTACAAGTTTCCAAACAGTTGCTAAGTACCCCTAGTACTGTACAGTCAAACAATAATTTTACCCTGCCATCTTCTTTTGTTACTAATACTGCCAATATCGATTCTCTAAAACAAGGGTTTGGAGTTTACACAGGGGAGAGGCGTTCTATGGGCGAAGCCTCGGAAGATTTCAAGGGGCAGGTTCGTAACGATATAGATTCAATCAGACTTAAATTAGATGAGGTAATATCTATCTACAATCAAAATGATACTTCTCAGGCACTAGCAACCGCTAGATCAGCATATCTTGACAGTTATGAAAATATTGAAATACCCTTGAGACCAATTGATCCAGATTTTACTCTCGAAATGGAGATAAAATTTGCTGAATTACGCAACCTCATTTCATCAAATGCCCCGCCTGATGAGATCGTTTCCAAGATTACGGAACTTAAAAGTGGTTTAGATGAATCCGAACGGTTTGTTTCAGGTATCGGGGTAGTTGCACCTGCTATTGCCTTTTCTTCATCATTTTCAATTATTTTTAGAGAAGGTTTGGAGGCTGCCTTGATACTTGGTGCCATTTTGACATACTTGGAGGCATCGCGAAATGAAAAGTTCAAAAAGCATGTTTACGCTGGAATTGTACTTGCTATAGCACTGACTGCTGTAACATGGTTTGTTGCTCAATTTATAATAGAAATATCTGGTGTACAAAGAGCCCTAATCGAGGCTATAGCTGGCATTGCTGCAGTAGCTGTACTCTTCTGGGTCAGCTTCTGGGTTCTCAACAAGATTGAAACTAAGAAATGGATTGAATTTGTTAAGGCCAAAGTCTGGCAAGCAACGACTACGGGCAGTTTTATGGTATTTGTTTTGTTGTCTTTCTTTACAGTGTATAGGGAAGGATTTGAAACAGTCTTGTTTTATCAAGCTCTATTTTCTTTTGCAAAATATATGGAGATATACGTACTTGCCGGGTTAGTATTGGGCCTGGCTGTAATAATTGCAGTTGTATTCATAATTCGAAAACTGGGAAGGAAGTTACCACTAAGAGTTTTGTTTGGACTTACTATGGCAGTGGGAGCTTTTATGTCGATAACCTTTTTAGGTAATGCAGTACGTGAATTTCAGGAACTTGGATGGATCTCTACTACTCCTATATATAACATAGTACCTCGATTAGATATTAATGTTGCAACGATGACTGGGATCCACCCAACGGTAGAAACAGTAGTGGCTCAAGTCATCTTACTTGCAATATATTTGGTTGGGTCTCTCTATATTCTGTTTATTCAACCTAGACGACAAAAAAAGATAGCCTCGATGAGAAAGTCCGTGAGCGACAATGATAAAAAGGTCCAAAAAGGAGGATAA
- a CDS encoding ammonium transporter, whose protein sequence is MAIDTGDTTWMLISTGLVFLMTPALGFFEAGLIRLKNSLSVIMQTMTGMALLSTLWFIVGFTLVFAPDVNGIIGDLQWFFFNNVPYNDSVVWAPTIPGVNFATYQMMFAVITPLLITGAFAERMKWNAFFIFIIVWSLVIYYPLAHWIWGGGWLAKIGVFDFAGGIVIHTSAGMAALASALVLGRRKGFGPEIMVPHNLPLAAIGATLLWIGWFGFNAGSALASGALAASALLATQIGACTCALVWILLSWKRTGKPTVSAAINGAISGLAGVTPTAGFITGQWAFVLGIVLGFASYYGIVLIKERLKIDDVLDVSSVHGITGIVGSLWIGLFATQAINPIGPNGWLYGNPMQLPIQALGVGVGALMGFVGTFVILKILDYTIGIRAKEEEEDLGLDISYHQEVAYENK, encoded by the coding sequence TTGGCAATAGATACTGGCGATACGACGTGGATGTTAATCTCCACTGGATTAGTATTTTTGATGACTCCTGCTCTGGGTTTTTTTGAAGCAGGGTTAATCAGATTAAAAAATTCTTTGTCCGTTATTATGCAGACTATGACGGGAATGGCATTACTATCAACCCTTTGGTTCATAGTAGGCTTCACGTTGGTGTTTGCACCGGACGTTAATGGAATTATAGGGGACCTTCAGTGGTTTTTCTTTAATAATGTACCATATAACGATTCAGTTGTTTGGGCTCCTACAATACCTGGAGTTAACTTTGCCACCTATCAGATGATGTTCGCAGTCATTACTCCTCTACTGATTACTGGCGCTTTTGCAGAACGTATGAAATGGAACGCCTTTTTCATTTTCATAATCGTATGGAGCCTTGTAATTTACTATCCACTTGCCCATTGGATATGGGGTGGCGGTTGGCTGGCAAAGATAGGCGTCTTTGATTTTGCAGGAGGTATCGTTATCCACACAAGTGCGGGTATGGCGGCTCTAGCGTCGGCTTTGGTCTTGGGTAGGCGAAAAGGATTTGGGCCGGAAATTATGGTGCCTCATAATCTTCCGCTTGCGGCTATAGGAGCTACTCTTCTATGGATAGGGTGGTTTGGTTTCAACGCAGGTAGCGCTCTAGCATCAGGTGCCCTTGCCGCAAGTGCCCTACTTGCCACCCAAATAGGAGCTTGTACTTGTGCACTTGTTTGGATACTATTAAGTTGGAAGAGGACTGGAAAGCCTACCGTTAGTGCTGCAATAAATGGTGCAATTTCTGGGTTGGCCGGAGTCACTCCAACGGCTGGTTTCATTACGGGGCAATGGGCATTCGTTTTAGGTATTGTATTGGGCTTTGCATCCTATTACGGAATTGTATTGATAAAGGAGAGATTAAAGATTGACGATGTTTTGGATGTAAGCTCTGTTCACGGAATTACTGGAATTGTTGGCAGCTTGTGGATAGGTCTATTTGCGACTCAGGCAATTAATCCAATTGGTCCAAACGGTTGGCTATATGGAAATCCAATGCAGTTACCAATCCAGGCTTTAGGGGTTGGAGTTGGCGCTCTAATGGGATTTGTTGGAACATTTGTAATCTTGAAGATTCTAGACTATACTATTGGGATTAGAGCTAAGGAGGAAGAAGAGGACTTGGGCCTGGATATTTCGTATCACCAGGAGGTGGCCTATGAAAATAAATAA
- a CDS encoding alcohol dehydrogenase catalytic domain-containing protein, translating into MKALFFNKPGIENLIFGDYELPDMREDEVLVETKCIGVNPIDYYTVTGIHGENGPAMKINPYPHIAGSEISGIVKNKGERVNNTIKEGDRVIIYNRVFDGFCKYCINNHQTLCENGGMIGISRNGGFAEYIIVPQQNIIKISDELDWELASGLPIAGLTAFNAIQESGLKSKDNLVIFGGSGNTGLFCTQFGKIIDAITISLSTKPWIKEYGADYVLPIDENLKEKISEITDGAMADVVINSLGEKTWAKGMEIAGKLGKVITFGVLTGGNLFTDGRLLYNKQITIKGTTGGSVESLLNLIEMAKGQNISTRIWKRYSLEDSRIAIEKVFDKNKEGRIIIENY; encoded by the coding sequence ATGAAAGCCCTTTTCTTTAATAAGCCAGGCATTGAGAATTTGATCTTTGGCGATTACGAATTACCAGATATGAGAGAAGATGAAGTCTTGGTAGAAACTAAGTGTATTGGTGTAAACCCCATTGATTATTATACTGTAACCGGGATACACGGAGAAAACGGTCCAGCAATGAAGATAAATCCATATCCTCATATAGCTGGCTCTGAAATATCCGGGATTGTAAAAAACAAGGGCGAGAGGGTAAACAATACAATTAAAGAAGGTGACCGCGTTATAATATATAACAGAGTATTTGACGGATTTTGTAAATATTGTATAAATAATCATCAAACGCTTTGTGAAAATGGCGGAATGATAGGTATTTCAAGAAACGGCGGATTTGCAGAATATATCATAGTTCCTCAACAAAACATCATAAAAATTTCCGACGAACTAGATTGGGAACTTGCCTCTGGTTTACCAATAGCCGGCTTAACAGCGTTCAACGCAATACAAGAATCAGGACTCAAATCAAAAGATAATCTTGTGATATTTGGTGGTTCTGGAAATACAGGCCTCTTTTGCACACAATTTGGCAAAATTATTGATGCGATAACAATATCGCTTTCTACTAAACCATGGATTAAGGAATATGGCGCGGACTACGTTTTACCAATTGATGAAAATCTTAAAGAAAAAATATCTGAGATTACTGATGGAGCCATGGCTGACGTAGTCATAAATTCACTTGGAGAAAAGACCTGGGCCAAAGGAATGGAGATAGCTGGAAAACTAGGAAAAGTAATCACATTTGGTGTACTTACTGGTGGTAACTTATTTACAGATGGCAGACTATTGTATAATAAACAAATTACGATAAAAGGTACTACTGGAGGGTCTGTTGAGAGTTTACTAAACTTAATAGAAATGGCAAAAGGACAAAACATTAGCACCAGAATTTGGAAAAGATATTCTCTTGAGGATTCAAGAATAGCAATAGAAAAGGTTTTTGACAAAAACAAAGAAGGCAGAATCATTATAGAAAACTATTAA
- a CDS encoding multicopper oxidase domain-containing protein, which translates to MKSKLAIFALSAVLMSGLILLPGINMKSFAIPNEQGQLTLANMNLVMGGSFTPISTEEASESTAPVKNVTFVAVEKNLTLPSGQNVAALTWNGTIPGPTVRVTQGDILNVKIINHPNNTLIHSLDHHASTISAVPNFGPINVSDSKEYTFVASQPGVFKYHCEGNAVLGMDQHVFQGMVGIVIVDPADGYTGYEGVTIENGTNALGTSEVSPDAKEVAFQFSEYYLDPSGNYDSAAMFAHAPTASWINGIPFGYDPVITKTPNATTLFFKQGDHVRFFVLNHGDLPVNFHIVGEILDRVTDGSTVSGLGKQTYTVGGSNDAIVDVVFDQPGVYAFVNHDYSQLFKGQAGLIVVDGPDNGTSNLLGLTDDANPSNAIPPTGANSIPVNVKPYMLGTPLAWNGQNTTS; encoded by the coding sequence ATGAAGAGTAAACTAGCAATTTTTGCTTTGTCAGCTGTTCTAATGTCCGGATTAATTTTACTTCCTGGCATAAACATGAAATCATTTGCAATACCAAATGAACAAGGTCAATTAACATTAGCCAATATGAATTTAGTCATGGGTGGTTCTTTCACTCCAATCTCTACAGAGGAGGCATCTGAAAGTACAGCACCAGTGAAAAATGTAACATTTGTTGCTGTTGAGAAAAATCTCACATTACCAAGTGGTCAAAATGTAGCCGCATTAACATGGAATGGTACTATTCCAGGACCAACCGTTCGTGTAACTCAAGGTGACATTCTAAATGTAAAAATCATTAATCATCCAAATAATACATTGATTCACAGCTTGGATCATCATGCATCTACAATAAGTGCAGTTCCAAACTTTGGTCCAATTAATGTGAGCGATTCAAAGGAATATACCTTTGTTGCAAGTCAACCAGGTGTATTCAAATATCACTGTGAAGGAAATGCAGTATTAGGCATGGACCAACACGTATTCCAAGGAATGGTTGGTATTGTGATTGTTGATCCAGCAGATGGTTATACAGGTTATGAAGGTGTAACGATAGAAAACGGTACTAATGCATTAGGTACATCAGAAGTATCTCCAGATGCTAAAGAAGTTGCATTCCAATTCTCAGAATACTATCTAGATCCATCTGGCAACTATGATTCCGCAGCAATGTTCGCACACGCTCCAACTGCTTCATGGATAAATGGTATTCCATTTGGATATGATCCAGTAATTACCAAGACACCAAATGCTACAACATTGTTCTTTAAACAAGGTGACCACGTAAGATTCTTCGTGCTAAATCATGGTGATCTCCCAGTCAACTTCCACATTGTAGGTGAAATACTTGACAGAGTCACTGATGGTAGCACAGTTAGCGGACTTGGTAAACAAACATACACAGTAGGTGGATCTAATGATGCAATTGTTGATGTAGTATTTGACCAACCAGGAGTTTACGCATTTGTAAACCATGACTACTCACAATTGTTCAAAGGTCAAGCAGGACTAATTGTAGTTGACGGTCCAGACAATGGTACAAGCAACTTATTAGGCTTGACTGATGATGCAAACCCATCAAATGCAATCCCACCAACTGGTGCAAACAGCATTCCAGTGAATGTTAAACCATACATGCTTGGTACTCCATTAGCATGGAATGGTCAAAACACAACATCCTAA
- a CDS encoding asparagine synthase C-terminal domain-containing protein yields MFISDELIHYLYSTVEEFTKHSDKVVIAFSGGVDSSLLAKICKDLDKQVHLVTIGFANSHDIIFSKSISNSLSLSTNHIAYEIKEEDVLHNIKFVKSKLSCNVLSHIENCIAFYQISKIIKYHELGDSFLTANGFDELFCGYDRYRSYYQNGEESITTFMEEKLTNEDYMMREISNVIAELKIRSYQPFLSRTFIEYAKTIPLEYKIKGQDDLLRKHVLREAAMKIGVPKEAAMHPKKAIQYGSLIHKYLLKNKVSKL; encoded by the coding sequence GTGTTCATTTCCGACGAATTAATCCACTATTTGTATTCTACGGTGGAAGAGTTCACAAAACATTCTGATAAGGTTGTGATTGCATTTTCTGGAGGGGTTGATAGTTCTTTATTGGCAAAAATTTGTAAAGATCTGGATAAGCAAGTCCACCTAGTAACAATTGGTTTTGCTAATTCCCATGACATTATATTTTCTAAATCTATTTCTAATTCTCTCTCTTTATCTACGAATCATATAGCTTATGAAATTAAGGAAGAAGATGTCCTCCATAACATAAAGTTTGTAAAATCAAAACTATCTTGTAATGTTCTTTCGCACATTGAAAACTGTATTGCTTTTTATCAGATTAGTAAAATCATAAAATATCATGAATTAGGGGATTCTTTTCTAACCGCTAATGGTTTTGATGAGTTATTTTGTGGATATGACCGATATAGATCTTATTATCAAAATGGTGAAGAGTCAATAACCACTTTCATGGAAGAAAAATTGACCAATGAAGATTACATGATGAGAGAAATTTCCAATGTGATTGCAGAATTGAAAATTCGTTCATACCAACCATTTCTATCAAGAACATTCATTGAATATGCAAAAACTATCCCTTTAGAATATAAAATAAAGGGTCAAGATGATTTGTTAAGAAAGCATGTTTTGCGAGAGGCTGCAATGAAAATAGGAGTTCCAAAAGAAGCTGCTATGCATCCTAAAAAAGCTATCCAGTATGGATCTTTGATCCATAAGTATCTATTAAAGAATAAAGTATCGAAATTATAG
- a CDS encoding 6-pyruvoyl trahydropterin synthase family protein — translation MDKDLKYIDQSKNLIKNRTGYSISKLLDFLQIEYNYDNVLSDSKLNIDFKIGDRFVKIIENDTDMNEFRTIQERFPFIDMIAIGRSSYLGKIDEMQNIFLFDKDSKQVGSIFIEDPSLSFDYAHILPLVEKCSIIHGHTSTVMVEIIGEMKNNLVIDFSEAKKLIKEALYQIDHKFFINRKYLKKEDKDHFFIEFDGPKGYFDLKVPKYTTYLLEGEATVENLSTEIIRMLADKMPENVQALGVYIYEGVNKGAHILSYIR, via the coding sequence TTGGATAAAGATCTGAAATACATAGATCAAAGTAAAAACTTAATTAAGAATAGAACAGGCTATTCGATCTCAAAACTATTGGACTTTCTACAAATAGAATATAATTATGATAATGTTTTAAGTGATTCAAAATTAAATATAGATTTTAAGATCGGAGATAGATTCGTTAAAATAATTGAAAACGATACTGACATGAATGAATTTAGAACCATTCAAGAAAGATTCCCATTTATAGATATGATTGCGATAGGGAGATCATCATACCTAGGCAAAATTGATGAGATGCAGAACATCTTCCTGTTTGACAAAGATAGCAAGCAGGTTGGTTCTATCTTTATCGAAGACCCATCACTATCATTTGATTATGCTCACATATTACCGCTGGTCGAAAAGTGTTCAATAATTCATGGTCATACATCTACTGTCATGGTAGAAATTATAGGGGAAATGAAAAATAATCTAGTGATCGACTTCTCAGAGGCTAAAAAATTAATAAAAGAAGCTTTGTATCAAATTGATCACAAATTCTTTATCAATAGAAAATATCTGAAGAAGGAAGATAAGGATCACTTTTTTATCGAATTTGATGGTCCAAAAGGATATTTTGATTTAAAAGTTCCAAAGTATACAACTTATCTTTTAGAAGGTGAGGCGACTGTAGAAAATCTTTCTACAGAAATCATAAGAATGCTGGCAGATAAAATGCCTGAGAATGTTCAGGCACTGGGTGTGTATATATACGAGGGAGTCAATAAAGGTGCCCATATTCTTTCTTATATCCGGTAA